AGTTGATACTATCGCGTTGATTTGGTGGAAGCAAGGACATAATCACGCTGGTTTATCAGGCGTCACGGAGAAATGTTCTCAACCTCATGCCGACATGATTCATGATGATTTTAAACGATAATCTTAATGCTCAGTCTGGCTTGATAACACAAACAAATTGTCCTGGAGTCGGACAGCCGGATTCGGTTCTGATTGGCACGTCGTGTATGTTATTTATCAGGAAACCGGTATTACACAATAATTTAGTCAGATATTCTGGATGATGGCTGTATCGGCCACTGATATTCAGTTGATAACCCAGAGCGTTGGCTTCAATAAGTGTTTCAGTACTAAAAATCAAAATGCCCGCGGGCTTAAGTTGCCGATAAATCTGCGCAAGCAACTCATCCAGTTGCCCTAGATAAATGAAAGTGTCCATGCAGGTGATTAAGTCATACTTGCCATTCGACGCGGATAAATAATCGCAGATGTCGGCTTTATGCAGCTGATGGTAAATCTGTTTGATCGCGGCTTGATCCAGCATGGCCTGGCTAAGGTCGACACCCACCAGCTTGCCGGCATAGGGCGATAGCATCTCACCCACCAGGCCGGTACCACAGCCCAGATCCAGCACATCCAGATTAGCCGCAGCGGGCGTTAACCCCGCTACATATTCGTGCACCAGTTGCGGGCCGCAATATTTCAGTCTGCCAAGAATGGTGTCGAAGCTGTTAGCGAAAGCATCAAAAGTCTGCTCGACATATTGAACAGCGCATTTTTCTGGCGCAGGGAGCCCACGATAGGCGGTTATTAAATGCCTGGCGACAGGATTGTCTGGTTCCGCAAGCAACCAGTTTTCAAGCACGGCAACAGCGTCTTCTATCCTGCCCAGCTCGTAATAGGCCTGAGCAAGCATGATTCTGGAGGTGATGGTTGCCGGTGCCGCAATGATGCCGCAGTAATTGCTGTGCCTGGCTTCTGTGTAGCGTTCCTGTTTAAGATATAAAGCGGATAACAGATAAAATGCATCCGGGCAGTTCGCGTCGATTTTGGTCGCTGTGCTGTAACATTGCTCGGCACGATCTAATTCTCCGCATGATTCGAATGCACTACCAAGATTGGTCCAGTAAAAATATTTGTCAGGGTCAATGGCAATCGCTTTGGTGTATGCATTTATAGCGGAGCGCTTCAGGTCTTGTCTAGCTAGGGTTATGCCAAGATTAAAATGCCATTCGGCATGATTGTTCTCCAGTGCAATGGCCGCAGTTAATAGCGCAACAGACTCAGTCAACCGGTCAGTTTGCTGCAATAAAAAACCAAGATAGTGTTTGGCTTGCGCGGCATCTGGCGCTTGGCTGATGATCTCCCGATAAAGCCTTTCAGCTGAGCTCAGGTCACCTTCAAGATGCTTGTGCAAGGCATCCATATACAGTGCTTGAATATGTTCGTGAACCGCCATTTATTGCAATTCGGATTTGACTTTTGAACGTTGCTGCTTGGTTTCGCCACGCTGCTGTTTACCCGCTAAACGCCGCTGTTTGGAGGCGAAAGTCGGTTTGGTAGCATGGCGAGATTTGGGTTCTATGGTTGCCGCGCGGATTAACTCAGCCAGTCTGGCACGGGCATCGTCACGATTACGGCCCTGGGTGCGAAAACGCTGGGCCTCAATAATCAGGATGCCATCCTGCGTAATGCGGTTGCCAGCCAGTTTGATCAGGCGTGCCCGGACAGTTTCAGGCAGGGAAGGGGATGCCGCCACGTCAAAACGCAATTGCACGGCAGTGCTTACTTTATTGACGTTTTGGCCTCCGGGGCCGGAAGCCCGGACAAACAGCTCATTCAGTTCTGATTCAGGAATACTTAAAGTGCGTGTGATGCGTATCATTTCAATCGTCTTGTGGCTTGGATGCAGGAGCCGCGGTCTCAATACGGTGCGGAACAGCATCAGCGCCTAACAGCCGCTCAATTCTGGCAAATACCTCCATGCGTGAAAATGGTTTTTTCATGAAATCATCAGCGCCTATGCGGCTGCCGAAAAACTGCTCAGTAGCCTGTTCATTACTGCTGATCATGATGATGGGGATTTGCTGTGTGGCCGGGTCGCGCCGTAACAGGCGTAACGCGGCAAATCCATTCATGCCCGGCAGCACGATATCCAGAAAGATAATGTCGGGCAGTTCCGAACGCGCCAGTTCCACACCCTGTTCTGCATCCAATGCTTCAAGCGTCACGTAATTAGCGGACTGCAGCATTTTTTTGAGTGCAAACACGATCGTTGGCGAATCGTCGATGATCAGCGCTCGCGTTCCCTTGCGCGCATCAATTCTTTTTCTGTTGCGCCGTTCAATTTGTCGTTGCGAGGGTACCGCAGGTTTAACATCCGCTTCTAAATCGGCTGACGTATCAACGCTTGGCGGCTTACTGAAAAATGAGCGTAAAAAGGTCAAATATCCCATGATTATCTTCGTTTAGTTTATTAATATATAAAGAAATTATAGTCCACACGCATATGTTTTTATTTTGATATCAAGTCTAATCCTTTCGCCAGGATTGCGCTACCAAATGCTGCATCAACATGCTGGGCTACAGTCACTGGCACGCCTAATCGACGCTGTCGTATCAATTGCCACTGTGGATTGTGACTGCCGCCACCTGCGCTGATAACGTGTTGCAGCGGAGTTGCGCCAAGTTCGGAAAATTTGGCATAGCCTTGTTGCTCAATACTGGCGATGCCTTCCAGCAGGCCATGCAAAAATGCCACCTTGTCATCAGGACGAGGCGTAAGCCGTGGCGTCAGTGTCGGATCGTTAACAGGAAAACGCTCCCCAGGGCGGGGCAGCGGATAATAATCCAATGCGCTGGGGATTTCCGGCTGTATCTGTGCGCTGTAACGTGCTAATTCTTCATCATTGAAGAACTGCCGCAACACGGCACCACCGCTATTGGAAGCGCCACTTACCAGCCATAAATCGCCAAATTTGTGGCTGTATACGCCGTATGCTGGTGCTGCCACATAGCTGGTGGAGAGCAGTTTCAATACCAGCGTGCTGCCGAGTGAAGTAACTGCGGTGCCAGGGGAGTGGACGCCGGCCGCGATAAATGCAGCGATGCTGTCCGTGGTGCCAGCTCGTACCACGCAGCCGGGATTAAGATTGAAGTGGCGTGCAATCCGGCGTTGCAGTTTGCCGATGGGAGTACCCGGTGCAATGATGCGTGGTAGCAGTGTTGTGTCTTCAGTTGCGTAGACGCCATTCCGCCAGGCGAGTGTCTGTATGTCCAGACCGCTTTTCAGCGCGTTGTGATAATCACTGATGCCGGCGACACCGGTTAATTGTGCATTAAGGTAATCCACTTGGTGCATCAGATAACGTGCTGATTGATTTTGCTGGTGCTGCCGCAGCCATGCCAGCTTGGCTGCCGGATCGCTGGCAAGGGTATGGTTGTACATCAATACTGGCGTAACCGGATTGAGCGCATCGTCGACCAGCAATACCGTGCCGGAAGTGCCGTCAATCGCTATGGTCTGCAGTGCTGCGCGTAACGCCAGCGGGATTTGTGCCAGCAGCGTAAACAACGCATCGCGCCAGATCGAGGCATCCTGATGCTGCGGTGCCGTGTAGCTGATATGGGCCGACCAGATTTCCGCTGTGTGATCGTCGATAATCACGCCGCGCGCACCGGATGTGCCAAAGTCCAAGCCTAAGTAATACATGGTAAGCAGAGGTTTTCAGGTAAAATATTGTGTCATCAGTTTACCTTGAATATTGCCCAATTGCGTCTCACTGCCATCAAACTTGCCGGATTCAAATCGTTTGTTGATCCTACCACTATCCCTATCGTCGGTCAGATGGTGGGCGTAGTAGGGCCTAACGGTTGTGGCAAGTCGAATGTGATAGATGCTGTGCGCTGGGTTCTGGGTGAATCCCAGGCCAAGCAATTGCGCGGCGCCAGTATGGCAGATGTGATTTTTAATGGCTCGACGACGCGCAAGCCGGTATCGCGCGCTTCGGTAGAGCTGACCTTCGACAATACCGACGGTAAAGCACCCGGACAGTGGGCGCAATATGCTGAAATTTCGGTCAAGCGCATCCTGACGCGTAATGGCGAATCCAGTTATTACATCAATAACATGCACGTGCGCCGCCGTGATCTGGTGGATATTTTCCTCGGTACCGGCTTAGGCACCAAGACCTCTTACGCGATTATCGAGCAAGGCATGATCTCGCGCATCATTGAAGCCAAACCGGAAGAATTGCGTGGTTTTCTCGAAGAAGCTGCCGGTATTTCCAAATATAAGGAACGCCGTCGCGAAACTGAAGCTCGTCTTAATGATACCCGTGAGAATTTGGTGCGACTGGAAGATATACGCCGTGAGCTCGGTGAGCAAATCGAGCGCCTGCGCGGACAGGCCGAGGTGGCACGCGAATATCAGACGCTGCAAGCCGAGCTGAAAACCACCCAGCAACTGCTCTGGTATGTGAAGAAGCGCGATGCCGAGGCCAATCGCCTGCGTTTTCACAGCCAGATCCAGCAAACTCAGCAGCAACTGACTGATCAGGTTGACACATTACGCGGTATCGAACATCAGCTTGAAGCCAGTCGTCATGCCCACCAGCAAGCCAATACCGCGCTCAATGATGCGCAAGGTGCGTTCTATGCTGCAGTTGCCGAGGTATCCAAGCTGGAGCAGGCCGTACGTCATCTGGCCGATACGCGTACCCGTCTGCATGCGCAAGCTGAACAGTTGAGCGGGCAACAGCTTAGCCTGGCACGTCAGCAGCAGGATCTGGAATCCAACCTGGCCGAGTGGCTGCAACGAGTGGAAGACACCGAATTAAATATAGAAGAAGCCGCGCTGGCGCTGGAAGCCGCAACGGATGTATTGCCGGAAATTGAAGCCATCCTGCACACCACGCAGCAACGTGCTACAGAGCTGCAACGCGAACTGGCTCAGGCTGAGCAGGCACGACAGGTCAATGAAACCCACCTGCAACACGCGGCCAAAACCCTGCAGCAACTAACCATCAGGCAAACCCGGTTGCAGCAGGAACAAGGCGGCTTGCCGAGCGCTGATCAGGCTGCTATTGATAGGGTAGAGCAGGAGCTGAATGATATGGCAGCCTTGCGTGACGAACTGGCAGAGCAGTTCGAGGTGGTCCAGCACACGCTGGCAACCCTGGAAGGTCAGCGTCAGCCACTGCGTACGCAACTGGAGCAGCATACCCGCAGCCTGCATCAGGTTGAAGGCGAGCTTGCCGGTCTGGCCAAGGTGCAGCAGCACCTGACTGAAAATGTGAGTACCGATGCCTGGCTGGCACGTCATCATCTGCATAATTTGCCACGATTATGGCAGCAGATCGATGTTGCCAATGGCTGGGAAACCGCATTCGAGGCGGTATTGGATACGCGCATTCAGGCTATTGCTGCGGATACCAGTACACTGGATTTTAGTGATATTCCGGCAGCTAGCGTCAGCGTGTTTGATGATATGGCACCGACTGTTGCCCTGGAGTCTGTGGCATTGCCTCGCTTACTGGATAAAGTCACGATCAAAACCGGAGCGGGGGGTGCATTGCAGGACTGGTTGAGCCATGTGTTTGTTGCGGATACAGCAGAACAGGCCGTCGCATCGCAGGCGCAATTACCGTTAGGCGCGCAAATTGTGAGTGCTGCAGGTCACATCTTTACCCGGCATAGCGTGCGCTATTTCGCCAAAACTTCCAATAATCAAGGTGTGCTGGCCAGACAAAAGGAAATTGAACGGCTATCCGCCAGCGTCGAGATTATCCACGAACAGAAATCCATAGCGGCAGCGCAACTGAGCAGTGTTGAAGCTGAAATCAGCAGCAATCAGCATGATTTGAGTGCATTGCGCAGTCAGTTGCACCAGACTCAGCAGCAGTTCCATCAGCGTCAGCTGGATAGCGTGAAACTGCAACAGGCGCAGGAGCGCATGCAGCAACGCCGCGCCCAAATTACCACAGAGCTTGCTGAAATTGAGGCCTTGGTTGAAATGGAGCAGGGCGAACAGATCAACACCGAGTCACAGTTGCAACAGCATCGCGAGCTGGCCAACCAATTACGCGAACATCTGGAAGACGCCCGGCGTGCACGCCAGGATGCAGAAAGCCTGTTCAGCCAGAAACGCGAGCATCAACGCCAACTGGAACGCCAACTGCAGGAAATTCGCTTTTCAGTGCAGTCTGCACACTCTAAAATCAATGACTTGAACAGTGCAATTAAAGTAAATGATGATCAGAAACAACAGCTGATAGCGCAGCGTGAAGACGTGCTCAGTGAAGCCATGGCATTGGATGAGTCCATGCAAACCAGCGCATTACAGGATGCGATCAGCCTGCGGCAACAGGCCGAACAGGATCTTGCCTTTGCTCGCGAACAGCTCGAATTCATCGGTGATCAGTTACGCCAGCAGGAAGAAACGCGTATGCAGCTGGAACACTCGCTCGCACCATTACGCACGCAACTGGAAAGTTTGCGGCTTAAACATCAGGAGGCGGAGCTCTCCGAACAGCAGTGCGAAGAGCAGTTGCAGATGTTGCAGGCTGATCAGACCGAACTGGCCGAGAAAGTGGCACGTGGCGTCAAATCAACTGGCCTGACTAATGATATCAACCGGTTAACTGTAGCCATCGAAGCGCTGGGTGCAGTCAACCTGGCAGCGATGCAGGAGCTGGATCACGCCGTGGAACGCGAGACTTATCTGCTGGACCAGGCTAACGATCTGGAACAGGCGATGGCAACTCTCACCGAAGTGATTACTACTATCGACGGCGAAACCCGTGATTTGCTGAAAACCACCTTCAACACGGTCAATCAGTCCATGTCGGAATTGTTCACCACGCTGTTCGGCGGTGGCAGGGCGGAGTTGATTTTATCCGGCGATGAGTTGCTCGATGCTGGCGTCCAGGTTTTTGCGCAACCGCCTGGCAAGAAAAACAGCTCGATTCACTTGCTTTCCGGTGGTGAAAAAGCACTGACTGCATTGTCACTGGTGTTCGCCTTGTTCAGGCTCACCCCGGCACCATTCTGCCTGCTGGACGAAGTTGATGCACCGCTGGATGATACCAATACCGAACGCTACGCCCGACTGGTCAAGCAGATGTCATCTCAGGTGCAATTCCTCTACATCACCCACAATCGCATCACCATGGAAGCTGCCGATCAGCTGATAGGTGTCACCATGCAGGAATCCGGCGTCTCCCGTACCGTTTCGGTCGATATCGAACAGGCCACCCGGCTGGCTGAAGTTTAAACCTCAAGAATAATTGAATTTCCTGCTTGACAAATACTGTCTATAAAATGTATCGTACAATCTAACGATTATTGGAATGTTGCATTATGCATAACACCCGTGAAATAAAAAACCTGCTGTATGAACAAGTTGCCCGTATCAGCAAGGCCACGTCCAGTCCGAAACGTCTGGAATTAATAGAGGTGTTGTGCCAGGGCGAAAAATGTGTGGATCAGTTGGCCACTGACACTGATCTGTCAGTCAAGCTGACCAGCGCGCACTTGAAGGAACTCAAGGCTGCACGTTTGGTAGAGAGTCGTCGTGAAGGCAAAAATATCTATTACAGACTGGCAGATACGCGTGTTGCCGACCTGTGGGTCAAGTTGCGCGAACTGGCTGAAGAACGGCTACTGGAGCTTCAAGGTGCAATGCAGGATTTGATTACTCGGTCGGATGAGTTATCACCTATCGGCGGTGCCGAGCTGTTATCACAAGCTCAGCTCGGTGAACTGGTGGTGATCGATGTCAGGCCTGAAGCCGAATACGCAGCAGCGCATCTGCCATTTGCCCGCTCTATTCCTTTATCAGAATTAAAACAACGGCTCAATGAGCTACCGGCAAACAAGAAAATTGTTGCTTACTGCCGAGGACCATTTTGTTTAATGGCGAAAGATGCAGTGGACATGCTTCGCCAGCAAGGCATTAATGCATCACGAATGGAAGCGGGAATTGCCGAATGGCGCTTAAACGGATTGCCAATAACGGCAGGATTGAGTCAGCAGTAAATTTTACAAGTTATTAGGAGATATTCATGTTTTTCAAACAATTAGCGACTAAAGCAGCATCCTTATCCTATTTTTTCGGCTGTGGCACTCTGGGAAAATCCATCGCCGTTGACGTAGTTGCTGGTGACGAAGCCTGGTTTGTCGAAGAGGCTCAAAAAGCCGGCGTAACCATCACCCACGTAATCGACACACATATCCATGCCGATCATTATTCGGGTGGGCGCAAGCTGGCCGAAATGACCGGTGCGCAATATTGCTTGCATGAAAGTGACAAGGGTCTGGTCAAATTCCCGTTTCATCCTTTGCATGATAACGATGAAATCGAAGTGGGTAACGTCGTGGTTCAGGTAATCCATACCCCGGGGCATACCATGGACAGTATTTGCCTGACGGTGACCGATAAACGTCGCAGCGCTGAACCCTGGTTCGTTATCACCGGCGATACGCTGTTTGTCGGCAGTATTGGCCGGCCGGATCTTGCTGGTCAGGAAGCGAAAATGGCCGCCATGCTGTTTGATAGCCTGCATAACAGGCTGCTGAGCCTGCCGGACACCACTGAAATCTACCCGGGTCATCAGGCTGGCAGTGCGTGTGGCGCGGGTATCTCCGGCAAGCCGTCTTCCACGATCGGTTTTGAGCGGCGCTTTAATACCGGACTGAGCTTTGCTGATAAGGACGCATTCGTTGCCTATCTCACCAGCGAGATACCACCCCGTCCGGCGGATATGGATGCCATGGTCGCGGCGAATATCGCATTATGAACAAACCAGCTTATCTGTATGGCATACGCCTGAATCAGACGCAGTTTCTGCACCAGTTGTTTCAGGTGCTGCTGGTTGGACTCACGCTGGGCATGATGCGTACGGTGGTGCCTGCCCTGGCGGAATCCGAGTTCGGTGTGCCCAAAGGCTCATTCGTGCTGTTGATGGCATTTGTGGTGGCATTCGGCTTTGTGAAAGGCTCGCTTAATTTTGTGGCCGGGCGTTTGTCGGAGCGGGTAGGGCGCAAAAAGGTCTTGCTGTGGGGCTGGTTCTCGGCGCTGCCTATACCATTCATGATCATGTATGCACCCAGCTGGAACTGGATCGTTGCTGCCACGGTATTGCTGGGTATCAACCAGGGTCTGACCTGGTCCATGACGCAAACTGCCAAGCTGGACATTACCCGCCCTGATCAGCGTGGCCTGACCATAGGCTTGAACGAGTTTGCCGGTTATGTCGGCGTAGCGATTGCCGGTATTGCTACCGGCTATATGGCAACGGCATTCGGCGCGCGTCAGGGTTTGCTCATCTTCGGTCTGACTGTCATCGTATTAGCGATAGTCCTGACCTTTGTTTGGGTCAAAGACACGCTGCCGTGGGCAAAGCAGGAAGGCGTGCGGCATGCGGCAGGGCTATCCACCGGCCCCATCGCCCGTTTCCCGCAGAACATATCCAGTAGCCCGACGACATGGGAAGTATTCACCCTGATGTCATGGCGCGATAAACGCATGGCTGCGATCAGCCAGGCTGGCCTGGTAGAGAAATTCGTCGATGCGCTGATCTGGGTATTTTATCCCGTCTTCCTCTATCAACATGGCTTGAATCTGTCGCAAATCGGCTGGGTGATTGGCGTGTATGGTTTTGTCTGGGGCGGTACCCAGCTATTTACCGGCAAGCTTTCCGATCATATAGGGCGGCATAAGCCTATCGTCGCCGGTATGTGGATATGCGGGGCAGGGGTGGGCATGATGATGCTGGGCGAAACCGCGCTGTGGTGGTCGTTTTCCGCAGCGGTAACCGGATTCGGCATGGCTTTGCTGTATCCGAATCTGAGTGCGGCAGTAGCGGATATCGCTCATCCCAACTGGCGCGGCTCTGCTATCGGCATCTACCGCTTCTGGCGCGATCTTGGTTATGGTATTGGCGCACTGGCATTAGGGCTGGTAGCCAAGCTTAATGACAGCATCAGCAGCGGTTTCTGGTTTGTCACTATCGCCATGTTTGTCTCCGGTCTGATTGTGCTGATCTGGAGCGAAGAAACTCACGCCCGACTAAATCCGGCTAAATAAAGGAAAGCATCAGCATGACACAAGCACTTATCGTTTTGCATGCCGCAGCGGATGCACCGGACAATCGCGCATTGACTGCACTGCGGCTGGCCGGTGCCCTGATGGCGGATAACAAGGATGTCGCCTTGTTTCTGGTAGAAGCAGGCGCCAAGCTTGCCGATCCGGCGCTGGACGCGGCTAATCCGTGTCACAGCCTGTTTTATGAACTGCTGGAAGTGGGTATGCAGGTTTATGTCTGCGGTGCCAGCATGCGCAAATTGGGCTGGGAGCAAGAACATCTGCCTGCAGATGTACAACGCAGCTCGATGAAAGCCTTGAGCGGTTTAATGACTGCAGCCGGGCAAATCATCAGTTTCTGATTTGCCCCAGTGCTCACCAGGGAGAGTGCATGCAAGCCAAGGAATACGACGCCTGGTACCAAACGCCGCGGGGCCGCTGGATAGGTGAGCAGGAATACCAACTGCTGCGTACCATGCTGCGCCCCGCAACAGGACTAAGCATGGTCGATGTCGGTTGCGGCACCGGCTATTTCACGCGCCGCTTCGCTGCTGACGGTGCGCAAGTGACCGGTGTCGATCCAGATGCGAACATGCTCGCTTACGCCCAATCACAGTGCATGGCAGATGAACGCTACCTGCGCGGCGATGCGCGTGCATTGCCATTCCCGGCGCAAAGTTTTGATTATTGTATTGCTGTGGCTTCCTTGTGCTTTATCCAGGAGCAGACATCAGCCCTTGCCGAGATGGTGCGGGTGACGCGCAAGCGCATTGCCATCGGCTTTCTCAACCGGAACAGTTTGCTGTACTGGCAGAAAGGCCGCCATGGTGGCAGCGGGGCTTATCGTGGTGCCCACTGGCATACCCCCGCAGAAGTGCGCCGGCTGTTTCTTGATTTACCGGTCAGCAATCTGCAGCTGCGCTCGGCAATTTATCTGCCGGGTGGCAATCGCTTTGCCCGTACCATTGAATCGGGTTTGTATCCGCGCATCTTGATGGGTGGTTTTCTTGTGGCGACTGCTGATTCAGTGGCTATGCCATAGGGCACATTCAGGTAGAATAGACAGCATTCAAATGGAAGGGATTCGCTCCCCGGTGGGGCGGCCGGACTTCAAATTCGGTTAAGCACGCCAGCGTGCTTGGGTGGGTTCGACTCCCACTCCCTTCCGCCATCTCATTAACTCAAAACCCTGTATCCATAGAAGCGGATTCCTGACGCAGACGATGTTTGTCGCCGGTGCGGCGGGTATAGACTATCCGGTTAAAAAACTCCAGGATCTGTATCGCCAGTTTGCGGCCCGTGTTGATCTGGTCGCGAAATTCAGCAGCGCTGATGCCGTCGCGGGTGACAGCTATCTCTTTGATGATGTTCGATAATTGCGCCACTGCCTGCTTAGTGAAGTAATGATCGTGGGCAACCAGATACACATCACCCACCCTGGCGACACGACGTAACAGCATGCGCACGTTGTCTTCGTCCAGTGACAATGTGTTGGCGATATCGCGAACCCGTGGCGGCTGATAAGGCTCAGCCTGCAACAGCGGCAATATCATTTGCCATTGCTTCTCCTCAGCAGCCGAGAGTGTCACTTTGTGATCCGGCAGATGCAGCCAGGGGCCGCTCTGGGTTATCTGTCGGCTACCCAGTAACTCATCCAGCAATGCAGCGAACACCGGTCGGGGCAGGGCGGGTAGCGCCATGCGCTGCAAGCGGGTACGGTCCGGCCCGATAAAGTCGGGGTTTTCTGCATGTTCCTGACTTAAGCGAGCTAATACAGTTTGTTTTAATACTAACCAGTATGCGGGTGTAAAACCGAACTCAGCCGATGGCGTAGTTACAACCTGCATGGGCAGGCTGCGCCACAATTGTTGCGCTTCTTCACTGCGGATATTCCTGCTCTGTGCAAAGCGCGTTAAATCCAGTCCAGTCGTAGCCACTGCCATGGCAAGCGCTAGTGCCTCGTCATGTTGTGTGGCGTGCATGGCTTGCAGCGCGGCGATGCGAGCCGGGGTACGCCGGTTACGGGCGGGTGGAAACGGGTCCAGCACTTTACCGCCGCCCAGAGTGCGGTTAGCCGACTGGTCGCGCAGGATGAAGCGGTCGCCATTG
The Sulfuriferula thiophila DNA segment above includes these coding regions:
- a CDS encoding tetratricopeptide repeat protein; translation: MAVHEHIQALYMDALHKHLEGDLSSAERLYREIISQAPDAAQAKHYLGFLLQQTDRLTESVALLTAAIALENNHAEWHFNLGITLARQDLKRSAINAYTKAIAIDPDKYFYWTNLGSAFESCGELDRAEQCYSTATKIDANCPDAFYLLSALYLKQERYTEARHSNYCGIIAAPATITSRIMLAQAYYELGRIEDAVAVLENWLLAEPDNPVARHLITAYRGLPAPEKCAVQYVEQTFDAFANSFDTILGRLKYCGPQLVHEYVAGLTPAAANLDVLDLGCGTGLVGEMLSPYAGKLVGVDLSQAMLDQAAIKQIYHQLHKADICDYLSASNGKYDLITCMDTFIYLGQLDELLAQIYRQLKPAGILIFSTETLIEANALGYQLNISGRYSHHPEYLTKLLCNTGFLINNIHDVPIRTESGCPTPGQFVCVIKPD
- the arfB gene encoding alternative ribosome rescue aminoacyl-tRNA hydrolase ArfB translates to MIRITRTLSIPESELNELFVRASGPGGQNVNKVSTAVQLRFDVAASPSLPETVRARLIKLAGNRITQDGILIIEAQRFRTQGRNRDDARARLAELIRAATIEPKSRHATKPTFASKQRRLAGKQQRGETKQQRSKVKSELQ
- a CDS encoding response regulator, with translation MGYLTFLRSFFSKPPSVDTSADLEADVKPAVPSQRQIERRNRKRIDARKGTRALIIDDSPTIVFALKKMLQSANYVTLEALDAEQGVELARSELPDIIFLDIVLPGMNGFAALRLLRRDPATQQIPIIMISSNEQATEQFFGSRIGADDFMKKPFSRMEVFARIERLLGADAVPHRIETAAPASKPQDD
- a CDS encoding FGGY-family carbohydrate kinase; protein product: MYYLGLDFGTSGARGVIIDDHTAEIWSAHISYTAPQHQDASIWRDALFTLLAQIPLALRAALQTIAIDGTSGTVLLVDDALNPVTPVLMYNHTLASDPAAKLAWLRQHQQNQSARYLMHQVDYLNAQLTGVAGISDYHNALKSGLDIQTLAWRNGVYATEDTTLLPRIIAPGTPIGKLQRRIARHFNLNPGCVVRAGTTDSIAAFIAAGVHSPGTAVTSLGSTLVLKLLSTSYVAAPAYGVYSHKFGDLWLVSGASNSGGAVLRQFFNDEELARYSAQIQPEIPSALDYYPLPRPGERFPVNDPTLTPRLTPRPDDKVAFLHGLLEGIASIEQQGYAKFSELGATPLQHVISAGGGSHNPQWQLIRQRRLGVPVTVAQHVDAAFGSAILAKGLDLISK
- the smc gene encoding chromosome segregation protein SMC; this encodes MRLTAIKLAGFKSFVDPTTIPIVGQMVGVVGPNGCGKSNVIDAVRWVLGESQAKQLRGASMADVIFNGSTTRKPVSRASVELTFDNTDGKAPGQWAQYAEISVKRILTRNGESSYYINNMHVRRRDLVDIFLGTGLGTKTSYAIIEQGMISRIIEAKPEELRGFLEEAAGISKYKERRRETEARLNDTRENLVRLEDIRRELGEQIERLRGQAEVAREYQTLQAELKTTQQLLWYVKKRDAEANRLRFHSQIQQTQQQLTDQVDTLRGIEHQLEASRHAHQQANTALNDAQGAFYAAVAEVSKLEQAVRHLADTRTRLHAQAEQLSGQQLSLARQQQDLESNLAEWLQRVEDTELNIEEAALALEAATDVLPEIEAILHTTQQRATELQRELAQAEQARQVNETHLQHAAKTLQQLTIRQTRLQQEQGGLPSADQAAIDRVEQELNDMAALRDELAEQFEVVQHTLATLEGQRQPLRTQLEQHTRSLHQVEGELAGLAKVQQHLTENVSTDAWLARHHLHNLPRLWQQIDVANGWETAFEAVLDTRIQAIAADTSTLDFSDIPAASVSVFDDMAPTVALESVALPRLLDKVTIKTGAGGALQDWLSHVFVADTAEQAVASQAQLPLGAQIVSAAGHIFTRHSVRYFAKTSNNQGVLARQKEIERLSASVEIIHEQKSIAAAQLSSVEAEISSNQHDLSALRSQLHQTQQQFHQRQLDSVKLQQAQERMQQRRAQITTELAEIEALVEMEQGEQINTESQLQQHRELANQLREHLEDARRARQDAESLFSQKREHQRQLERQLQEIRFSVQSAHSKINDLNSAIKVNDDQKQQLIAQREDVLSEAMALDESMQTSALQDAISLRQQAEQDLAFAREQLEFIGDQLRQQEETRMQLEHSLAPLRTQLESLRLKHQEAELSEQQCEEQLQMLQADQTELAEKVARGVKSTGLTNDINRLTVAIEALGAVNLAAMQELDHAVERETYLLDQANDLEQAMATLTEVITTIDGETRDLLKTTFNTVNQSMSELFTTLFGGGRAELILSGDELLDAGVQVFAQPPGKKNSSIHLLSGGEKALTALSLVFALFRLTPAPFCLLDEVDAPLDDTNTERYARLVKQMSSQVQFLYITHNRITMEAADQLIGVTMQESGVSRTVSVDIEQATRLAEV
- a CDS encoding ArsR/SmtB family transcription factor — translated: MHNTREIKNLLYEQVARISKATSSPKRLELIEVLCQGEKCVDQLATDTDLSVKLTSAHLKELKAARLVESRREGKNIYYRLADTRVADLWVKLRELAEERLLELQGAMQDLITRSDELSPIGGAELLSQAQLGELVVIDVRPEAEYAAAHLPFARSIPLSELKQRLNELPANKKIVAYCRGPFCLMAKDAVDMLRQQGINASRMEAGIAEWRLNGLPITAGLSQQ
- a CDS encoding MBL fold metallo-hydrolase, with the translated sequence MFFKQLATKAASLSYFFGCGTLGKSIAVDVVAGDEAWFVEEAQKAGVTITHVIDTHIHADHYSGGRKLAEMTGAQYCLHESDKGLVKFPFHPLHDNDEIEVGNVVVQVIHTPGHTMDSICLTVTDKRRSAEPWFVITGDTLFVGSIGRPDLAGQEAKMAAMLFDSLHNRLLSLPDTTEIYPGHQAGSACGAGISGKPSSTIGFERRFNTGLSFADKDAFVAYLTSEIPPRPADMDAMVAANIAL
- a CDS encoding MFS transporter, coding for MNKPAYLYGIRLNQTQFLHQLFQVLLVGLTLGMMRTVVPALAESEFGVPKGSFVLLMAFVVAFGFVKGSLNFVAGRLSERVGRKKVLLWGWFSALPIPFMIMYAPSWNWIVAATVLLGINQGLTWSMTQTAKLDITRPDQRGLTIGLNEFAGYVGVAIAGIATGYMATAFGARQGLLIFGLTVIVLAIVLTFVWVKDTLPWAKQEGVRHAAGLSTGPIARFPQNISSSPTTWEVFTLMSWRDKRMAAISQAGLVEKFVDALIWVFYPVFLYQHGLNLSQIGWVIGVYGFVWGGTQLFTGKLSDHIGRHKPIVAGMWICGAGVGMMMLGETALWWSFSAAVTGFGMALLYPNLSAAVADIAHPNWRGSAIGIYRFWRDLGYGIGALALGLVAKLNDSISSGFWFVTIAMFVSGLIVLIWSEETHARLNPAK
- a CDS encoding DsrE family protein is translated as MTQALIVLHAAADAPDNRALTALRLAGALMADNKDVALFLVEAGAKLADPALDAANPCHSLFYELLEVGMQVYVCGASMRKLGWEQEHLPADVQRSSMKALSGLMTAAGQIISF